The Brienomyrus brachyistius isolate T26 chromosome 9, BBRACH_0.4, whole genome shotgun sequence genome contains the following window.
CTGTTATCTATGTTAATAAGTCACTTCTCTGAAAATAATCTTGGGAAAACACAGGTGTTAAGATGAACATGAGAGAAGTCAGAAGTTCTGGGGTCTATCGCTAGTGTGTACGTGTCAGTAAAAGGTGCTGAAGGCTCTCCTTTGCTCTCTACTTTCCGCTGCGTCTGCAGCCAGCGAAAGTGCAGCTTCTTCCCTGTGTGCTGTTGCAGTTCCTGCACCCAGATTAACATCCTGCGAAGCTCTGATGCTCATTAAATCACATCTTCATCCGTGAAGATCCACCCACCCGAATTTATGTTTTTAATAATCTAGTAGATTATTAAAGATTAGAATAAAGAATGAATGATTTCTGCATGCATTGGAAGCATGATCTCCTGGCTTTGCTTCGCTCGTGACCCACTTGGCGATTTAATCAGAACCGAAGGCCCACACAGTCATCATGGCTGCCGTAGTAACCTGCAGCGACTCGCCACCCCATCTGGTTCATACTCAGCTGAGCTGTCATTTGTTTTCCAACAAGACAGTGACCCAGAACCCATCAGCTGGCTGCTTGGAGCTTTCTGGCAAAGACAAACGATGGACCTGCTCTATGAGAGCTGCCCTCCACAGTCACATAACCTAAACCCAGCAGAGATGATCGGGGGTGACTTTGATCAAAGAGGGAAGGAAAAACTGCCAAGAAGCATCCGGCAAGTGTGGAAACCAAGGCCGGAAAATAAGCTTAGCCACTCACCTGAGGTGAGTAATTTAAATGAAGGGCAAGTTCAGAACTGACCGGGACTCCACTGACTAGTAAAAAACATTGCATGTCAggccacaacaaaaaaaaaacagattacaCTGAGCTTTCATCACTCAGCCCGGGTGTGTAGCCCGCTGTCTGGGGTGATGATGTGTGCAGGGTCTTGCTGGACAATCCCAGTTTCAGACTTGTCCCAGTTAGCCAATCGGCTTGAAGGGCCTGATTAATCCGTCTCTTGCAGTAGATTCTCCAATTCCCTGAGCAAAAAAGTGACTTCGAAAAGAAATCGAAAAAACTAActctaattaattaattagttggtttttttttgtttgttttgctcgACCGCCGTTGTCTCTCTGCTTGATTTTGTTCTTTAtgattttaaattttacatgGTCAGTTACTAAAAATGTATCTGGGCTGGTATGTTTTCTTCCCACTAAAGTAGCACAGTTGGGTAGTAGCAAAAATTCCCCGTTGGGAACTAATTCAAGATTGTTGTAATCCCAGGTAAGAACCTCGGGAGGCTGCTTAAGTGAGAGTTGAAGGCTGTCGTCAAGGCAAAGAGTGCTACTGTGAGGAATCTAAAACGTAGATTTCAGGTGTGATTAAAAACTTTGTTGTGATTGCATAATTCCGTCTGTTACTTTATCACTTTGAAGTCCACACTATTATTCATAATTTCATTTAGCaggtgcttttatccaaagcaacaaacatatttttgagaaagcagaggCAGCCAGTCCTTCGGGCAGTTGGGCAATACAAGCCTTGCTGAAGAGCCCAGCAGAAAAATCCCTCCATGAGGGGatatgaaccaacaaccttccaaatcacagacacagcagcctgatctgcTGAGCCACTCACCACCTCTAATGTTATAACATGCTGCAATTACATATCAACTGCTGTACACATATACGCCTTGTCATACCTGCTTACTGATCCAAAGTAAGCCTCCTTTACGCAGAGAATCGTACACCTGCAGCAGAATACATACAGGATGCAGACAGGATCGTGAGGCTTGTTAAGGCTGTCAGGAGAGCCATATACTCATATGACGACGAAAATATCAATGTTACGATACTGAAAACCTCGCAAAGAATCCCTGTGAACAGATGTGTAAAATTCAAACTACTGTATACggtgaaaaaacaaaaattttgaCATATGTAATGTATGTCCCAACTCTTCTTCATTAACTAAGGCTAATTAATGCTAATTCTGAATTCCATTTaataaaaagcatttaaaagaaAGCTGACACATTTTACACTGGATAATTTACTACATACTCAAATGTGAGCAACGTGTTGCTTTCCCATGTACCTGGTCAACGTCACCTCCCTGCTCATATCTAATTTAGTGTCTGCATGTTACACAAGGCTAAGCTACTAACCTGGCCCTTgccatgtgctgtgtgttattTTCATTCCAAATAAAATACCTCTGCTAGGGGTGGCCACAGTAATACATCTGTAATCCCTTTTTGCAAGCATGTTCATCATGCATCGTGAGCTCACCTTGAACTTTTTTGACGCACTGCAACCTTTCCCTCTCAGTAATCTTATCTGTCTGTAGAAAACCTGGAAATTGTTTGCCAAAGGCGATCAGCTAGTTTATTTTTAAGAATGTATTAGTGACACACCTGGTGAGTAACTGAAAGGAATCCTTGTCATTTCAAAGTCCATAAAGATGCGAACAGCTAGGATGGAAACACCTTGTGACATCGAGCTAAAACTAGaagtttgtaaaaaaaaacagctttttaGGAACAAGTCACTCATCTTACATTCGAAGTCTATTTTTAAGCCTCTAAGAACATAATATGCAATACTGTAGATAGTAACTGGATAGTAGTGGATTGCTACAGTCATAAAATAGTTtattctgctgtactgcacaatgttacagtaacatgcatgtgtgtgtgaaagcaAGTGACCTAACATTCGAAAGAATCTTTTGATGGTTACTCTGATTTTAACTGAGAGCTGAAATTGTCGTAATTGTTTTTGTCTGGTCTCTGACAGCACATGCTGTACAGACGGGAAATATTGTTTCATAATACCAGCATAACATTTATCAACATGTTTACAACGGCTTTTCAGGAAATTGTCGAGTACGACCACAAAAACCAGCAGCGCCTGACTGAGAAGGAAGCCCTGAACAGCCTTATTTTTGAACGCGAAGCTACGGCTTGCAGCTCGACCACGTCATGCCCTGGCGCTTCAGCCTCAGCCGGCTCGCCGCTCCTGTGAAGCAACAATTCTTGGCCCTCGCTCTCATTATATGAAGGTTACAGCAACAGCTCATGCCCATCCTCCCTGAAGGGGCTCTCATGCATGGCTGGGAGCCCAGTCTGCCAGAGGAGGGAGTAGGAACATTAGCAGAGGTTAACAGTTGCTTCCCAGGCTTCCCACAATACAAGAAGCCTGAAGGCACTCTGCCCCTGGGCATGGGACCTCTGCGTCACCATGCTGCCCACAGATACTGCTGCTTCTTTGGCCATCTCTGGCCCCAGAGTGTCCATGTCCTGGAGAGTATTTTGGGGATTCACCCAACAAAGCCCCCCACTGGTAGCGGCGCTCATGAAGATTAACAAGATGCCCTCATTGTGAGAAGCCAAGACCCGTCATACTCACTGGTGTGGCTTTCAGGCAAGGTCACCCTGTTCTTCCTGGCCACAGTCCCACAGCAGGCTCACCCCACATCCCCCACTGGCACCTGCTTcagccttttgttttttttttttacaaatgatgttttcattgtggccatCAAGATGTCTGTTATTCTCCATATTGTGTCTAAGTTAATTTTGAGTTGTATACAAACCATGGCAGAACACAGCttccatcaaaaaaaaaaaaagtacacaaTTATTTTATGAGGTACCTTACAATTGATATGTTATATCTAAATGACGTTTTCCTCATTGTAGAAAAAGAATACACTGTTTATTTATAGAGCAAACGCTTTTACCTACGCAAGATATCCTAATCCATACAATTTCCATAACCAGCTATCGGTTACGGCTGCGGTGTGCCTGTCCACACCTGCCCAGGACAGGAGATACTCTGGCCAAAATGCCATTGCATCCGAGAGCACACACATTTGGACAAATCAAGATTTGGAATTGATCCCTTAACCCATGCGGCGAATAACCATCGCATTATATTTCCTTAAATCAAATTctgctggtaaaaaaaaaatgcgccCTCCACCCAGTAGATGGCGGTACGACGTCTGCCGTTCAGTGTATGAACAAACGAAGCGCATGAATAgtgctgtgattggttaaaactTTGACCAATAGCAGTGCACCGATCTGGGTTCGTTTACCTCTCCAGTCTTTGATGGTTGTAGGTTATTTTTAAATGGCAATGATAAGTTATAAATGTGTGACGAGTTGCTCTAGAAGAATACTTTCTGGATTATTAAATCTAGATGCTGTACGAACAAACAACATAAAGTGTCTACATGTAAATATGAAGCGGCCGTGTGTTGCTACTCTTCAGTCTCGGTACACATGTTGTGCTCTGCGGCATGATCAGTTCCATCCGGTGGATTATGTGCGGTGTTCAGGAAAGGATAGATTTTACTGCGATTTACGGAGTATCAGAGATGACACGACTGCGCACAACGAAGACATAGCGGGCTCTCCGGCCATGAGCCTTTCAGCGGATCCCCAAAATGCCGATCTCAGGCGTAGTAAGTGCATATCAATCCATGGCAACTAAGTGTACTTATTATGTAAAGACTGATAAATAGCTGCATACATTTAATTACAgtatgtgataaaaaaaaaagttaagcaagTTGACATCACTTCCATTGACAACAGCAAATTATAGTTGTGTGACATCATGAAATAGGATTAGGTTGGATTATGCTTCCAAGCGATGTTTGGTGCACTTTTCCCTTCTTTATTCCTGAGTGTGAGTTATCCCTGTCTAACAGAGATACCGCAGGCATTTAACATCGACGTCCTGGTGGCACTCCTCCGCCAGGAAAACGCCGTGGACGTCTGTGTAATAAAAGTACCGAAATCGCTGAAGTACACCGATTACTTTGTGGTAGTAAGCGGCTCCTCAAGAAGACATCTCATAGCGATGGCAGAGTATGCAGTCAAAGTGGTAAGACTATTAGCTATAGTTGTGGTGTTGTCATCATCTCATTAGTGATATTACAGTGGATAACCTTGTGTTCCTGTTATAGCTGTTTTATAATGCGCTGTTCGTGTCCTTATCAGActgttttaattattattgtattatattTAAAACCTTCCCCCCATACTTGAAGCAGCAGTGCATATGTAGTTGTGTAGAAAGTATGTATGCAGCGTGTATAAACATGCATTGTTTGTCGGTACCTCTGACTTGTATACCTCTCTGGTACTTTGTGACAGTACAAAGCGCTCAAGACGGATGCTGATCCCCATGTCATAATCGAAGGCAAGGATGCGGAGGACTGGATGTGCATCGACTTCGGTGAGTCTGTTTATCACGACAGTCTGCCTTAGCTattgtacagatattttattaatACTTTGCCAAGAGCCCTAACCAAGTGGTTCTCTCCTCAGGGCACACCGTGGTGCACTTCATGCTGCCTGAGACCAGAGAGGTTTACGAGCTGGAGAAGCTGTGGACGCTGCGCTCGTTTGACGAGCAGCTGAGCTCCATCCCCCCAGAGACATTGCCCAAAGACTTCATCTATGACGATGAGGCCACAGATTGGCGCTCCGGGTTTGGAGACCTTGGGGGACAAGAACGGTTGTAGGCCGGCGGAGCAAAACCAGCACTGGAATTCTTTTGATCTCAGTTGTGAATGGCTCTTTTGTTGTTCTTAATTGAAGGTCAGTGAAATGTCCTTTTATAGGTCATTTTTACCATGAAAGTAAATTTACTTGTATATTCAGATGACCACAAATTGTGGCTCAAAGTCCCAACCTGTATTGAAGTCTTTCAGCagatttttttctcctttttttgtaGTACTAAGGCCTAACATCTACTTTGCTTTAAAATATAAGGTCGTATACAGTTTGGCATAATGCTTGAGATTTAAAAAACAATGGATGTGGTCTTGACTAGTTGTATAATGTGTTTTAATAAAGACAACTTTTGGATGATGTTTGGCGAATTATGCTATTTTAGAAAtgctcatttaaatatttttgctgGCTGTCTTGGGTACAAGCAGCCCCCGCGTGCAGCGACtgctttttaataattcattgcTTTACGCTTAGAACTgaatttcatttttgagacgtAAGCTTCCATTACATAATTTATAAATTAAGCCAATAAGATACAGGATATAACTGTATCTTTAAGCTTGTATGGCTCATATCAGATACAAGATGAGTtgtgttttttccccctcagCAGAGGGCAGTAACACCTTTGACTTTACAGACCTGCACGTTTCTTCTTCCTCATCTGCAGCCCACTTTGGAGTTTCATGAAAGAAATAATGCAGCCGGGTTTTATGATGAAACACAAGCTTGTGCTAAGGAGGTTTATTCACagtcattaaaagaaaatacCACTGGTGACAGGGGCGTTtctagcaattgagaaaaatctCGGGACTGAGTCAAGTTTTGTCTGGGACTTGACATTTGTTTTTGAAAGAAGATTGGCATTAGGGCAAAAACACTCGGGACTAAGGCCCCGAGTGATCGGACCTGATGACGCCCATGATTGGGAATGATGGCACAAAAGGTAGCAGAATGTTTTCACACAGTTCATGCATTTTGTGCTTCATCCATCTACCCTctaccacttatcctggttaaGATCATGGGGGGTCCTGGAGCCACAAGGCCAGGGTGCAGCCTAGAtaagatgtcagtccatcaccaAGCACATACACTGCAAAACCTGTAACTggatgtgtgaggcaacagtgcaaccTGTGGATGCACTTTTTGTGCTTCCTTTGTATTATAAATACATGATAGCCAGCCACTATGGATTAATGCTCTTCAAATCAATGTTGTAAGGATCAGCGGAGAGATGGAGTGCTGTAACAGATAATCTGACCCCCGCAATCCCGCAACGTCAACCCTATAGAGCCAAGAGGATCATAGAGTAAGAGCAAGGTAGCTAATTTGTGCCCAGAACACTGCATGGTTGCAGTATTTGATGTTACTTCATTGTCTTGAAGCCTTTTATTGAATAACATATATAAATAACACAACTGAAACAAAAAGAAATGCActaaaagcaggtgtgtccagacttgtcctgactggtactgtatatcaGCATCGAGAAATGCATACAAATGTAGATTATTCACATCCAAGAATGTGAATAtaacatttttattatagttTTTACATTCAGTTTCTATCCTTACCACAAACTTTCCTCAACAGttaacattttttacatttaagtGCTGTCTTCCAGGgtcgccaactttggtcagctgacttgagtgagattttcagttggaGAGAAGTCTGCACACGCGTGCATATACATTTACATggacgtaacagttttattacgtTGTAAATAGTGGCTAGGGGTTGCAAATTACAGCAAAGCTCTTGATGTAGCTAAGTTTAGATTTGTAATGCAATAATATACATTTTCCGCAAGATTTCATGCGAGAACGtgggagtctgaaagcgtgagtgtcacgccagatgcgtgagggTCGGCAGCCCTGGAGTCTCCATTTCGACACACCTTTCATCTCGGTATCAGTAGCTGGGTTATCTATGGGCTGCCCCTGCGGAAGCGAAGAGAATCTTAGCAGTTGTCGACTGTAATTCATAACCCAAACACTATATTTAAGATTGCATTGTTAATTACATTTAGCTCCAGTCAGTGGGCAAACTCTCGCGATGCGCGCGATACATATCGCGACTCAATGCCCGCTTTGCGCGCACCGCTAAAACCGCGCGACAGGTGGTCACGTGGTGCTTTAAGTTCTTGCTGCTGGTGAGTGTCGACGGTTAGTCGCATATTGATTAAACTACGGCAAACttgctttttcttttattattactggcAATAGTTTAATGCTTTCTAATTGTGTAAAACATTGTTCGTGGTTTGTAGGTGGGGTGTGACATAGGCCTAATGAAGCATATCTAACAAATGTGCAAAAAGCGTTAGGTAGCTAATGATTTGTAAAGTAAAGCCTAAAAGGACCTTCTTGTATGCATGTAAACGGGGCTGATAAAAATGTGATTTCTGTAATGAGAATAAGGTCCCGAACCTTGCTAATGTATATCTGCAGTTAGTAACTTAAGCGGTTGAATATTTGTCTTACCTTACGAATTGTCACGTTAATAGCCTCATTCTAGCGTACTACTGCTGTACGTAAAATCTGTAATTTAAAAGTGGCAAACAGTTATCTGTGGGTTAAAAACTCGTACCGCCTGCTTATTAAGTATTGGTCTTCAATTATTGCGATTGATGTGATTTGCTCTTCTCTTTAGCATGAAAAACAGTGATGGATAAAACGGTGCCTGGGAAAAGTAAGTGAATCTGTCCTGCAGCTTTGACAGAAACGTCTGGCTTGGCTGCTGAATGAGACTGACTCGCCCTCTTCTCCTTTTAGTGGAGCTTGTGGGAGTCACACACGTGGTGGACGCCATTACATTTTGGGCTCAGGTTGGTAACCAAAGTGAACCTACCCatagcggtgggggggggggggtgttacttTGCTTTAAAGCCACTGAGGAAGATCAGGTTGGGTCCGGCGATAAAATTCACAGCAGAGCCCTGATACCATTTTCAGAATGTCAACGACGACCCCGCTGTGGAGAGGATGACCAGCATTTTGTCGGCCAGATGCCCTACAGCTCGGAGGCTGACGGGGAATCCCAGTCCTCAGAAGGTAACCGGCCAATTAAATCGCCGGCAGACTTAGACCTGCGTTACAGTGTGGTACCCGTTGGTGACACAGTGACTGTTTTATACAGCTATATGGGGCACTGTTTTCAGAAGACCGATGCTGGTACAGGTGTAAGGTGCAGCACAATAATGATGACAAGGTATGTTTATATTGGTAATTATtgttagatttacatggcttTGTTTAATTATGCTGTATTTAGCTGAATGCTGCTTGTGAATAATGCTGATCAAACAGGCTGTAAAATGTCTCTTTGTTTAGTTTACAGTGTGCTACATTGATTATGGTAATACGGAGCTCGTCAGCCGTTCATCCTTGGTGGAGCTTCCAGAAGACCTTCAAATGGGATGTTTGGCTAAGAAGTACAAGTTTTGGGGTTTCCATTTAAACAGTGATGAAGACTCGCAGCATTTTGTACAGGTGataggggaggtggggggtctTATTGTGGAGAATCTGTCTAACCCATTGACTGGCATCTTCTTCTCACTGCTTGGGAACTTCGCAATACTGCCCGTTCTGTTCCCAGGGAAAGATCTTCTTGCGCAACCTGATTTACGGCAAGAAATTACGGATTCAGAAGAAGTCTGTGTGCTTTGATGGCACCGTCCTGGTCCACGCGTTTCAGGGGGACCTGGACATCGGAGAGGAGGTGATGAAGATGAAGTTCGCCAAACTCAGTATCCCCGGTTGTAGAGAGGGCTCCAACCCGACCTGGCAGGACCCTCTGGGGCCGTGGGGCCCCCGGACCCCAGAGCACGCCTCCCAGGGGGATACTGTGCAGGCAGGCTCCCAAGTCCTCATTCCCAAACCACGTCCTACCTTTCCAGAACATGTGCCTCAGGCGCTAAAGTAAGTCGAGCAGCAGTTGCATGAGCCCAACAAAAAAGCTATGTGAACATAATGCTCATGACCAAAAGAATTCAGCGTAATGATATAATTGCAATATCCAGGGCTTATGGATTGCTAACCTAAAACTAAACtagatttcaaatgaaaataaaaattaaaaaccagAACTATAAAAAACCCTGATGCAGAATCATATGCGGGTATCTGGAGGTGCAGTACAaacttatttattttcatttgtagCGAGGAATCAGATAAACGCCAACATTCTCGGTTAACCATTCTTCAGATTCACCAGCCATTTTTATCATTCTGCTCATAAAGAGTAGAAATGGCATTTGCATGCGATCTTTGGTCTGATCTACTTCCTGACTTCCTGCTACTTTTCCCCTGGCCAATGAACGATCAGGGATTGTTTGCATCACTGGGCGGAGCCGCCGCACAACAGGGCTGCCGGTATATTGCCCATTGTGGGATGAATGACCCTTGTGCCAAATGTTTAGTATTTTGTCCAATTATTGTTAACAGAGCTTGAGAgtccatttaatttatttttttggttgtgtggttgtatgtatgtgttgtttaggatatttgcattttttaacaTTCCAATTCCAATGTCTGAATATTCTTAAGAATTAAAAGTTCAGTGTTTTTAGGGTGTACTTGCATTATTATGTTATTAGATTATGATGCCGATGGTCTGTAAATGGCAATATTTACTGCCATTATTTCTGGTACGTTGTATTGTCTGACAAAAGTAGTTATTGTGACAGGCGTACAATATGCCTGTCATAAGTAAACATCTGTATAGTGCCAAAAAGCCGGCATTCTGACAGATTCTGCTGGCTGTAAATACACTGGCACGCCCGTTATCTAATGCCCTGGATATTGTGATTTTAGTGTTGTTGTAAATTCTTTTGGAGGCGGTAATGTTGTAGTGAAAATCTGATATTTTGACAGCCCTAATTATGGTATTATAAGGGAACACGCTTATGTGGAAATCTCATACCAGTTTAATGATGTAGCTAGTGGTTATTTTGAATTGGCTTATCTTTGAGATACGACTTAATTCCTTGATGATTCGGTTAATCATTTTCAATTGGTTCTCAGTTTATGCACAGGGTAGCCATTTCCAATGAAGGCCATAGAATTGaaggtattttttatttttaaaccggTCCTTGTTTACAGGGAGAAGAGCACGACCACGGCCCTGCAGCCTGCCAGCCTGCTGAAGAAGAAGCTGGACCAGGAGCTTATGGAGGAGAATGAACGGctgaaggaggagaagagcgcGCAGTATCGTAGCGCCTTGCTCCTTGGGAAGGAGCTGACAGAGGCTCAggtggagctgcaggtgacagGACCGAGATGCCTGGTTCAGTAAAGTTCAAAGGTGTTAGGGTGAAGTCAATGTGAAGTGATGTTTCTCGGCGAGGGGTACATAGTGAGCGAGAGGGACCTTATGAGCACAGTATGAACTGGGATGAGGGGTCTCTGACTCCCCTGGCTGGTGATCTTCTGCCGGGAGATCCTGTGGGGGAGTCGATGCCGTTTTTCAGGCTGATCGTCCTGCGTGTTTTATGCAGAGGATGAAGGACAGCAGGCTGAGGGATGCCATAGAGATAcagaagctgaaggaggagaACGGCGTTCTCCGGCAGAAGGCTGACGAGCTCGGGAGGCAGCTGCGGGACGTccagcaggagctgcaggtgggggGCCCACCCGCGCACACAGCGGCCTGGATAAGATCGGCCACCCCTGGTCTACATCTTTCTGTTGAAGGTCAAGCGACCAGAATCTTATAATGTGGAAAAAGGACATATATGAAATTAATATTTAACTAGAAATGATCCTCTCCGTCAGTGTTTCCTGATTCTGTCGTAATAAATTCCAAAGTCTAAATTCTGACACTCCAAAGTTCAGTCGGTTTCTTTTGGGGCTGCTTTTATGCTTGGAACTCGTAGGTCTCATTGATCATTTTCCTGTTGACTAATAGAAACAGTGCAGCATGACGCAGTGTCTCGGAGCCTCGCTGCTCCAGGGTCGCGGGTTCGATTAATACTACTTCCACGTTCTTGCCGTGTCTGCATTactcagggtgtgtgtgtgtcctgcactgGACTCCGCTGGtcgagggtgtcccctgcctcccctCTGCTCACTATAAACACTAAGCTGGCGGCCCCTTTTTGTGCCGTGATGCCCCCCCGCCGTATTTTGACCACACAGGCGACGAAGCAGCAGGTGACTGACAGCGTGGAGGCAGCAGACAAGCGTCTGGAGAGCGCGGTGGGGGACAAGCTGGGTCAGCTGGCACAGAAGGTGGAGTCCTTAAGGGGTGTGAGGTACAGTCACCAGCCCTTCCCCCTTTGTGGTGCCGTCTGTACCTAATAAATGGTCACCTGTCTCTCTGTACCCTCCCGATACTAAAAGCTCCTGTATCCGgaatttaaataactactttaaTTCTAAAATATCAGTATAGGTGCTTTGAAGTAGTGACTGTAAGTAAATGCCATTAAttgaaacaaataaatgaataaaagttTATTTGGGTaagcacagaaaaaacagaacgtACGGTAGGTTTAACACTGTGAGACGTGTTTAGGCTCGCAAACACTGCAGAGCCTGGAAGTGAAGCCGCATGGATGCTGCCGTTGCCTGGCAGGAGTAGAAAGCGTCGTGCTGCGGATCGGCAGTCTGggaacagataaaaaaaaaaaattcatgacCATTGAATGTGCATTTCTGCCGCACAGCTTTAGTGTTTATTTCAGTCACTCTGCCAGTGTTTACCTGACGCACGCTTGTGTTCCATCAAATATCTGCTGTCGCTT
Protein-coding sequences here:
- the malsu1 gene encoding mitochondrial assembly of ribosomal large subunit protein 1 codes for the protein MAMISYKCVTSCSRRILSGLLNLDAVRTNNIKCLHVNMKRPCVATLQSRYTCCALRHDQFHPVDYVRCSGKDRFYCDLRSIRDDTTAHNEDIAGSPAMSLSADPQNADLRRKIPQAFNIDVLVALLRQENAVDVCVIKVPKSLKYTDYFVVVSGSSRRHLIAMAEYAVKVYKALKTDADPHVIIEGKDAEDWMCIDFGHTVVHFMLPETREVYELEKLWTLRSFDEQLSSIPPETLPKDFIYDDEATDWRSGFGDLGGQERL